The genome window AAACATTCAGCCGCTTTTTCTGTTCATTACAAACAAAAAGCGTGACACCTCCAAGATTCTTCAGGCAGTCAGGATCAAGGGGCTAGTTGATGAGAAAAACAGAGTAGACGAATCTGCTCAGGGAATCATAGTTGACATTCAGATAGAACCAGAGATATTGAACAATCTGCATAACTTGGAGGAATTTGTAAAACTTGGCAAGAACGCAAAGTCGATTCTTTTCATACTGTCCAAGATCAAAAAGTCCTCGCTCCAGTTCCTTGTCGACACGCTAAATGAGTCACCGCGGAACATCTATGCAGTCATGCAGAGATTGGAGGAAAAAAACCTCGTTTACAGCTACAACTCCAAGATATACCACCTAAACTCGCGCGGAAGGCGATTCAATCCAAGGTACTATGTCATAACGGACCTTGGAAAGATAATTGCAAGAATCAAAACTGACGGCAAGGTGAACCAGCAGCAAATAAAAAAAATATTGGAAAAAACCCAGAGCGAAATCGAGGCGATGCACAAGGCGTTTAGTAGTAGCACATCAAAGATCGGAGCTGTTTTTTCTGCCATATCGGCGTGGTTTTTAGAGAATACCGTCGATTTATCCCTAATTTCCGAGTTTATCTAAATTCATGACATCATGTTTTGAGTAAACGACGGCATCACCAAAACGGCACAACTATGAAACCAGTGTCAATCAGTTAGTGTCGTTTCTTATTTCGATGAGCTTGTTAGAGTCGGTTCTGATCACTATGCTTCGTACTGTTTCTGGGATATCGCCATCGTCTGTGAAATTAAGAAATATTTCGGCAGTTTTCCCCATCGGAACGGAATTAATTTCCAGTCCGTTTAGATCCTTGATAGTCACATTGTCAGTTGCATTCCTGGTACCGTTGACAAAGACATTTGATATTGTGACATTCTTGAAACCATAGTTGTGCACAAAGACCCTGACTTCGTCGCCTTCCCTAAACATGTCAATGAACTCGACTAGCTCGTTTATCTGATCTTCTGATGTCTGTATCGCATCGTGTACGCTTTTTACATCGCCAAGAATCCTCTGCTCAGAGAGCGCCACATACAGCCCAAGTCCTGAGACAGTCACTGCGACAACTACCAGAGCGCTCACTATCTCGCTTATGCCCCTTCTTTTTCTCATCTTTTCATCACGGCTGTGACTGTCATAGGATAGATGATCTTTGAAGACGAAGACTTGGAATTTGCTTCAAACCCCACGCTGTACGTTTTTGATGCAGTAAAGTTCCCACAGGGATTGCCCGAAAAAGGCTCAAACACTGGAAGGATCTGGCTTGGAGAAACGTTAACGGGTTGGGACTTTGGGAACCAGTCAAAGCCGCCATCAGAGGTGGCGTTGATTTTAGTCGACAGAATCTCCTCAGTCCCGGTATTGTGAAGCGTGGCAAAAAAGTAGCACGTCCCGCTAGAGTCCTTTTCCATCCTCAGATCAGTCACCTTGTACTCAATTGCGCTCAGAGTCGCAGAGAGAATCTGGTTCTGGGCACTGCTCAAAAACGCACCTCCGACAATTGCAATCCCAATCAGTATGATCACTGCAAGAATTGGGCTGACTCCCCGTCTATGCTTCATTTACAATTTAAGCTCAAAATTTGCAATATAAGCAAAAACGGACACAAGTAGATGTGATAAAGTCGATTAAAAACAAAATTGCACGTAAATCAAATGCATCAGACGGTGCCCTTGATAAAACCAAAGTTCCAAACAAGGTAATTGAAAAACCCAAGACAGCAAATACTAAAATCACAAAGGCGCCAAAAAGCAGATCAGAGTTTACATTTTCCCACAAGATCAAAAAGATTTTTGCGACAAAGCCGCAAAACAAAAAATCAAGACTGCTCTTTGATCTAAGGAACCTCACAGTAGACAACTTGGACTCTTATGAAATTTTGTCCCAGTACAACGTGGGGGATTCCAAGGTATACATCACAAAGAATGCGGAAGGAAAAGTATTCTATCTCATTTCAGAGCCGCCAATTGACAATGTAGGAAAGGCAGTGTACGCAAAACTGATGCGTTATCTGTACATTTCACTATCCGCGGATTTAAAGGAAAAATCAGACGCAAAGGAAATAATCAAGAAAAAGATTTTTGAGCTAAGCAAGGAAATCGGAATTTACCGACACACTACAAAGATAATTGACAGCCTTTTGTATTATGTGATGCGCGACTCGTTTGGGTATGGAATAATCAACGTCCCGATGACTGATCCAAACCTGGAAGACATTTTGGAAGAAAACTTTACCAAGCCAGTCGGCGTGGTGCACAAAAAGTTTGGAGAATATGGGATTTTGGACACCAACATAACTTTCAATTCGATGGAGGCTGCAAACTCTTTTGTCCAAAAGCTTGTCCAGAGGACGGGCAAGAGCCTCACTGCCGCAGTTCCCTACATTGACAGCATGACAAAGGACGGGCACAGGATAGCAGCTACCTTTGGCAGCGAGGTGTCACTGCCTGGTGCAAACTTTACCATTAGAAAATTCAGCGACGAGCCATACACAATTACAAAACTCATCCAGATGGGAACGTTAAGCCCGATGATGGCAGCATACCTTTGGATTTTGCTTGACTCAAAGGCGTTCATACTGGTGATTGGCTCTACTGCTGCTGGAAAGACCACCACCATAGGAGCTATAAGCTCGCTCATCAACCCGCAGATGAAAATAATCACAATAGAAGACACGCCAGAGCTGAGATTTGGCCACACCCATTGGCAGAGACTGATCACGCGAAAGAGCACCAGCATGTTTGAGGACAAGTACGAGGTGACAATGGACGACCTGATACGACTGTCCTTGCGTTCAAGGCCTGACTTTATTGTAGTAGGCGAGGTAAGGGGAAAAGAGATATCATCATTGATCCAGGCAGTATCAACTGGGCACGGCGGCCTGACTAGCTTTCATGCTTCTGATTCAAACTCCACCCTGGTCAGGATGGAAAGCCCTCCGATGAACGTGCACTTGAGCGGGCAGATGCTCATCTCAGTGATATTGCGACAGAACAGGCTTGTCGACCCCAGTGGT of Candidatus Nitrosotenuis sp. DW1 contains these proteins:
- a CDS encoding archaellin/type IV pilin N-terminal domain-containing protein, which codes for MRKRRGISEIVSALVVVAVTVSGLGLYVALSEQRILGDVKSVHDAIQTSEDQINELVEFIDMFREGDEVRVFVHNYGFKNVTISNVFVNGTRNATDNVTIKDLNGLEINSVPMGKTAEIFLNFTDDGDIPETVRSIVIRTDSNKLIEIRNDTN
- a CDS encoding archaellin/type IV pilin N-terminal domain-containing protein, with translation MKHRRGVSPILAVIILIGIAIVGGAFLSSAQNQILSATLSAIEYKVTDLRMEKDSSGTCYFFATLHNTGTEEILSTKINATSDGGFDWFPKSQPVNVSPSQILPVFEPFSGNPCGNFTASKTYSVGFEANSKSSSSKIIYPMTVTAVMKR
- a CDS encoding type II/IV secretion system ATPase subunit; translation: MIKSIKNKIARKSNASDGALDKTKVPNKVIEKPKTANTKITKAPKSRSEFTFSHKIKKIFATKPQNKKSRLLFDLRNLTVDNLDSYEILSQYNVGDSKVYITKNAEGKVFYLISEPPIDNVGKAVYAKLMRYLYISLSADLKEKSDAKEIIKKKIFELSKEIGIYRHTTKIIDSLLYYVMRDSFGYGIINVPMTDPNLEDILEENFTKPVGVVHKKFGEYGILDTNITFNSMEAANSFVQKLVQRTGKSLTAAVPYIDSMTKDGHRIAATFGSEVSLPGANFTIRKFSDEPYTITKLIQMGTLSPMMAAYLWILLDSKAFILVIGSTAAGKTTTIGAISSLINPQMKIITIEDTPELRFGHTHWQRLITRKSTSMFEDKYEVTMDDLIRLSLRSRPDFIVVGEVRGKEISSLIQAVSTGHGGLTSFHASDSNSTLVRMESPPMNVHLSGQMLISVILRQNRLVDPSGNVVRRVTEITEVIPEQNKIKLKTIMGWDISDDRFNPPDVKDLVDSSVRLKEIAMINGWDENEIINQIVTRMCFLSTMIARNETDFDTVTKGLAKFYYDPLQRSMSILNTTSLVEFNYAKISAK